Proteins encoded within one genomic window of Neodiprion fabricii isolate iyNeoFabr1 chromosome 6, iyNeoFabr1.1, whole genome shotgun sequence:
- the LOC124184224 gene encoding general transcription factor IIH subunit 1 isoform X2 has product MLSQMCVSAHGCVAGRSRISLHNLSQFFTVQKISPEGKAKIQLQVVLHDGSSSTFHFVNRNGQEAQIKDRDDVKELLQQLLPKFKRKVNKELEEKNRMLQENPTLLQLYRDLVITQVISSEEFWAQHAAEYTQAKKGQRQDIGVNGAFLADIKPQTDGCNGLKYNLTVDIIECIFKTYPAVKKKHVENVPQKMSESDFWTKFFQSHYFHRDRINAGTKDLFTECAKIDDQELKKDIQSGISDPLVDISSFEDKSIDENYGTGSGKADKASGNIVHQSMIKRFNQHSIMVLKASTANTSQDTSQLHLNGTTTLSTTKSEATNQIEDRAKAKKRRIQEKLVYDDLDASCDLNAKTTAPLNLSHIDRYLHGPVPGSGSAEATNEELQVTLTQLRREASNWVNGNHVPRHATTSLVSPAAAVSALGELTPGGALMKGFREDSLGQLIPKDLEKELRNMYMCTCELLRHFWKSFPPNTPQLEEKAVRMHEALHRFHSARLKPFEDRVQREFSAVSQHLTSHLNQLLNTAYRKFGVWQQRKLQMR; this is encoded by the exons ATGCTTTCGCAGATGTGTGTTTCTGCACATGGCTGTGTCGCGGGACGTTCCCGTATATCGCTCCACAATTTgtcacaatttttcaccg TACAAAAAATATCGCCGGAGGGTAAAGCAAAAATTCAACTACAAGTTGTACTCCACGATGGATCCTCGTCTACATTTCACTTTGTAAATAGAAATGGGCAGGAGGCGCAGATCAAGGATCGGGATGATGTCAAAGAATTGTTACAACAACTTTTACCCAAGTTTAAAAGAAAGGTCAACAAggaattagaagaaaaaaatag AATGTTGCAAGAAAATCCAACCTTGCTACAGCTCTATCGTGATCTCGTAATCACACAAGTTATTTCCTCTGAGGAATTCTGGGCTCAACACGCAGCTGAGTACACTCAAGCAAAGAAAGGTCAGCGACAGGATATTGGAGTCAATGGTGCTTTTTTG GCTGACATCAAGCCGCAAACAGACGGATGTAATGGTTTGAAATACAATTTAACGGTAGACATAATCGAATGTATATTTAAAACATATCctgcggtgaaaaaaaagcatgTAGAAAATGTCCCGCAAAAAATGTCGGAGTCTGATTTTTGGACAAAGTTCTTTCAATCGCATTATTTCCATCGAGATCGTATAAACGCAGGGACCAAAGATCTTTTCACCGAATGTGCCAAAATAGATGAtcaagagttgaaaaaagatATTCAATCGGGGATCAGTGACCCATTGGTTGATATTTCTTCATTTGAAGACAAATctattgatgaaaattatggCACTGGGTCAGGAAAAGCTGATAAAGCCTCTGGCAACATTGTACACCAAAGCATGATTAAGAGGTTTAATCAGCATAGTATAATGGTGCTGAAAGCAAGCACCGCGAATACTTCGCAAGATACGAGTCAACTTCATTTAAATGGAACAACAACTTTGTCAACAACTAAATCGGAAGCTACCAACCAGATCGAAGATCGTGCCAAAGCCAAAAAA CGTAGGATACAAGAGAAATTAGTATACGATGATCTTGATGCCAGCTGTGATCTAAACGCAAAGACCACAGCTCCCCTCAACCTGTCTCACATTGACAGATATTTACATGGACCAGTACCGGGTAGCGGAAGTGCAGAAGCCACCAACGAAGAGCTTCAAGTCACCTTAACGCAACTCAGAAGAGAAGCGAGCAATTGGGTGAATGGGAACCATGTACCGAGACATGCAACAACCTCTTTAGTTAGTCCAGCAGCTGCAGTATCTGCTTTGGGAGAACTTACGCCTGGTGGTGCTCTTATGAAAGGTTTTCGAGAGGATAGTTTAGGAC AATTAATTCCGAAAgatttggaaaaagaattacGTAATATGTACATGTGTACGTGCGAATTATTAAGGCATTTTTGGAAGAGTTTTCCACCGAACACTCCCCAGCTCGAGGAGAAGGCTGTTCGTATGCATGAGGCTCTTCACAGATTTCATTCTGCGAGGCTGAAGCCATTTGAG GATCGTGTTCAAAGGGAGTTTTCGGCAGTCAGTCAACACTTGACTAGTCACCTGAACCAGCTCTTGAACACTGCCTATAGAAAATTCGGAGTTTGGCaacaaagaaaattacaaatgagGTAG
- the LOC124184224 gene encoding general transcription factor IIH subunit 1 isoform X1, whose product MTTSSEDVLMQVGQVRYKKGDGTLYVMNERIAWMLDNRDTVSVSHKYADIKLQKISPEGKAKIQLQVVLHDGSSSTFHFVNRNGQEAQIKDRDDVKELLQQLLPKFKRKVNKELEEKNRMLQENPTLLQLYRDLVITQVISSEEFWAQHAAEYTQAKKGQRQDIGVNGAFLADIKPQTDGCNGLKYNLTVDIIECIFKTYPAVKKKHVENVPQKMSESDFWTKFFQSHYFHRDRINAGTKDLFTECAKIDDQELKKDIQSGISDPLVDISSFEDKSIDENYGTGSGKADKASGNIVHQSMIKRFNQHSIMVLKASTANTSQDTSQLHLNGTTTLSTTKSEATNQIEDRAKAKKRRIQEKLVYDDLDASCDLNAKTTAPLNLSHIDRYLHGPVPGSGSAEATNEELQVTLTQLRREASNWVNGNHVPRHATTSLVSPAAAVSALGELTPGGALMKGFREDSLGQLIPKDLEKELRNMYMCTCELLRHFWKSFPPNTPQLEEKAVRMHEALHRFHSARLKPFEDRVQREFSAVSQHLTSHLNQLLNTAYRKFGVWQQRKLQMR is encoded by the exons ATGACTACTTCTTCCGAAGATGTTTTGATGCAAGTGGGCCAAGTTCGTTATAAAAAGGGCGATGGCACTTTGTATGTAATGAATGAGAGGATAGCATGGATGTTGGATAACAGGGACACTGTTTCCGTTAGTCACAAATATGCTGATATTAAAC TACAAAAAATATCGCCGGAGGGTAAAGCAAAAATTCAACTACAAGTTGTACTCCACGATGGATCCTCGTCTACATTTCACTTTGTAAATAGAAATGGGCAGGAGGCGCAGATCAAGGATCGGGATGATGTCAAAGAATTGTTACAACAACTTTTACCCAAGTTTAAAAGAAAGGTCAACAAggaattagaagaaaaaaatag AATGTTGCAAGAAAATCCAACCTTGCTACAGCTCTATCGTGATCTCGTAATCACACAAGTTATTTCCTCTGAGGAATTCTGGGCTCAACACGCAGCTGAGTACACTCAAGCAAAGAAAGGTCAGCGACAGGATATTGGAGTCAATGGTGCTTTTTTG GCTGACATCAAGCCGCAAACAGACGGATGTAATGGTTTGAAATACAATTTAACGGTAGACATAATCGAATGTATATTTAAAACATATCctgcggtgaaaaaaaagcatgTAGAAAATGTCCCGCAAAAAATGTCGGAGTCTGATTTTTGGACAAAGTTCTTTCAATCGCATTATTTCCATCGAGATCGTATAAACGCAGGGACCAAAGATCTTTTCACCGAATGTGCCAAAATAGATGAtcaagagttgaaaaaagatATTCAATCGGGGATCAGTGACCCATTGGTTGATATTTCTTCATTTGAAGACAAATctattgatgaaaattatggCACTGGGTCAGGAAAAGCTGATAAAGCCTCTGGCAACATTGTACACCAAAGCATGATTAAGAGGTTTAATCAGCATAGTATAATGGTGCTGAAAGCAAGCACCGCGAATACTTCGCAAGATACGAGTCAACTTCATTTAAATGGAACAACAACTTTGTCAACAACTAAATCGGAAGCTACCAACCAGATCGAAGATCGTGCCAAAGCCAAAAAA CGTAGGATACAAGAGAAATTAGTATACGATGATCTTGATGCCAGCTGTGATCTAAACGCAAAGACCACAGCTCCCCTCAACCTGTCTCACATTGACAGATATTTACATGGACCAGTACCGGGTAGCGGAAGTGCAGAAGCCACCAACGAAGAGCTTCAAGTCACCTTAACGCAACTCAGAAGAGAAGCGAGCAATTGGGTGAATGGGAACCATGTACCGAGACATGCAACAACCTCTTTAGTTAGTCCAGCAGCTGCAGTATCTGCTTTGGGAGAACTTACGCCTGGTGGTGCTCTTATGAAAGGTTTTCGAGAGGATAGTTTAGGAC AATTAATTCCGAAAgatttggaaaaagaattacGTAATATGTACATGTGTACGTGCGAATTATTAAGGCATTTTTGGAAGAGTTTTCCACCGAACACTCCCCAGCTCGAGGAGAAGGCTGTTCGTATGCATGAGGCTCTTCACAGATTTCATTCTGCGAGGCTGAAGCCATTTGAG GATCGTGTTCAAAGGGAGTTTTCGGCAGTCAGTCAACACTTGACTAGTCACCTGAACCAGCTCTTGAACACTGCCTATAGAAAATTCGGAGTTTGGCaacaaagaaaattacaaatgagGTAG